A single genomic interval of Blochmannia endosymbiont of Camponotus sp. C-003 harbors:
- the cysD gene encoding sulfate adenylyltransferase subunit CysD, giving the protein MIYNRKYITYFHKLESESIYIIREVVAEFQKPVMLYSIGKDSSVMLHLARKAFYPSPLPFPLLHIDTGWKFHEMYVFRDNTAKSHNLELLVYKNPEGVSMGINPFIHGSAKHTDIMKTEGLKQALYQYGFDAAFGGARRDEEKSRSKERIYSFRDKFHCWNPRKQRPELWYNYNGRINKGESIRVFPLSNWTELDIWQYIFFEKIDIVSLYLAKNRPVIHRDGHLIMVDDNRINLKSEEIVETRMVRFRTLGCWPLTGAIESQAETLPAVIEEMLMSNKSERQGRIIDFDQSGSMENKKRQGYF; this is encoded by the coding sequence ATGATCTATAATAGAAAATACATTACTTATTTTCATAAATTAGAATCAGAAAGTATCTATATTATTCGTGAAGTAGTTGCTGAGTTTCAAAAACCAGTCATGTTGTATTCTATTGGTAAAGATTCTTCAGTAATGTTACATTTAGCTCGAAAAGCATTTTATCCTAGTCCATTACCTTTTCCTTTATTACATATAGATACTGGTTGGAAATTTCATGAAATGTATGTATTTCGAGATAATACCGCTAAATCTCATAATTTAGAGTTATTAGTATATAAAAATCCAGAAGGGGTATCTATGGGAATCAACCCATTTATTCATGGTAGCGCTAAGCATACAGATATTATGAAAACAGAAGGTTTAAAACAAGCATTATATCAATATGGATTTGATGCAGCTTTTGGAGGTGCTCGCCGTGATGAAGAAAAATCTAGATCTAAAGAACGGATCTATTCATTTCGAGATAAATTTCATTGTTGGAATCCTAGAAAACAACGCCCGGAGTTATGGTACAACTATAATGGAAGAATTAATAAAGGAGAAAGTATTCGTGTATTTCCTTTATCCAATTGGACAGAATTAGATATTTGGCAGTATATTTTCTTTGAAAAAATTGATATAGTATCACTATATTTAGCTAAAAATCGCCCCGTAATTCATAGAGACGGCCATTTAATCATGGTGGACGACAATCGAATTAATCTTAAATCTGAAGAAATCGTAGAAACTCGTATGGTACGATTTCGTACATTAGGATGTTGGCCATTAACCGGAGCAATTGAATCTCAAGCAGAGACATTACCTGCAGTAATTGAAGAAATGTTAATGTCTAATAAAAGTGAACGTCAAGGTCGAATTATTGATTTCGATCAATCCGGATCTATGGAAAACAAAAAACGCCAAGGTTATTTCTAA